TGATGATGCGCTCACTTTTCGGTGGGCGTTTTTCTTTACCTATTTTTTAGGAGGATTTTTTATGTGGAACATGATTACACACTTTCTTACATTCACCGGGGGAATGTCTGCCGGCGTTGTGCTGATGTGTCTTTTGCAGACGGGAAAGCAGGAAGATGAATGGTTAGAAAACAGGAAACGGGAGGAAAACGAATGAACCAGGAATTTGCAGAAAATATCAAAAACCATATCCGGGAATATCTGCCGGTGGACTATCAGGATGCAAAGATAACCCTTGAAAAAGTCACCAAAGGAAATGACCGGATTCTTACAGGGCTTATCATCCGAAAGGATGATGAAACGGCTGTACCGTCCATTTATCTGGAACACTATGAGGAACAGTTTGGCAAAGGCCGCCCGATGGACGACATTATGAAGGAAATTGCACAGATAAAAATGGAAAACAGCCTGGAACTTCCTATTGATGTGAAAGGACTTCAGGATTATGAAACAGCCAGGCCGCTGCTTGCGATCCGTCTGTGCGACCCGGAAAAGAATCAGGAATATTTGAAAGATAAACCCCATACCGCATGTGGGGAACTGGCGGCAACCTACCGTATTCAGATCATGGAGGACAGCAGCGGAACGGCTTCCGCTGTTGTTACAAATGATATGTTGAATCTTTGGGGAATTACACCAGAGCAGCTTCACCACGATACGGTGTCAGCAGAAAACGCCCGGAA
This is a stretch of genomic DNA from Marvinbryantia formatexigens DSM 14469. It encodes these proteins:
- a CDS encoding DUF3789 domain-containing protein: MWNMITHFLTFTGGMSAGVVLMCLLQTGKQEDEWLENRKREENE
- a CDS encoding DUF5688 family protein, with the protein product MNQEFAENIKNHIREYLPVDYQDAKITLEKVTKGNDRILTGLIIRKDDETAVPSIYLEHYEEQFGKGRPMDDIMKEIAQIKMENSLELPIDVKGLQDYETARPLLAIRLCDPEKNQEYLKDKPHTACGELAATYRIQIMEDSSGTASAVVTNDMLNLWGITPEQLHHDTVSAENARNPVCLYTMDDVMSEIMLSVKPENLFEQTEPLESEMIPMYILTNQNKVNGAGVLARDGVLDKIGELLGSDFYVLPSSTHEVILVPDNGNMQTKELEDMVKEVNATQVPPEDLLSDKVQYYDRAAKTLGRKQEKGLLERLSENKAQVQEREAKAPKERQKTKQEPSL